The genomic interval TATGCTATGAACAAGAATTAACACATTGGAAAGAATTAGAAGGTAGCTAGCTAGTCAAACCCTGGCTGAGGTTTCCCAGACTTCCACACACTGCTCAGCCTTCCTTGTCACCACCATTCTGTTGCCTCCGAATCCCAGAAGGTTTATCTTCTTCCCTTCAGCTACCTTTGAGCCGCCCATCGTGTTCCTCTTGATCACTCTCTCACCCTCCAGTCCATCTTCAATCTTTGTCGTCAAAGATCCCATCAACACTTCCGTCCACATCTCCACATCGGCGCCTCTGCTGCAGAACACATGCCTTCCGTAGCTCTCGATCCGGCATCCACTTCCTTCCTTCTTCCCAGTTCCCAAATTAGAGCCGGATCCAATGCAAGTCCAGGGATTCTCGGAGCTCAGATTCCGGATATCCGCCATCAGAACTTCGCCTGAGTTGATCCCCACTTTGAACATTGCCGAAAGGCTATCAGAGACTGTGATGTCTGCAAAGCAGTCAGCTTTCTCTTTACCATGCCAGACTGCTTCCGCCGACCTCAAGTCCCAGAGCCGGATGTCACCGGAGAGGCCCGAAGGCCCGCTGTGGGATCCGGCGGCCATGAGCAAGTTCAATCCGGGAACCCACTGCAGCTTCGTGGCAGGAATTGCGGAGTCCAGCTCGGCCCCGTAGATCTCGCGACGGGCGATCTCGGTGACCGGCTGGAGTGTGGCGAGGTCGTAGGCGAGGATGGCGTTGGCGTTCCTCCGGCATGACTCGTAGCTGCAAAATAGATGGTCGGAAGAGGAACCGATGGCCTGGACGGCAGATGCAGGGGCGAATTGATGAGGAGACCACTGGAGGACGTGGCTGACGGGACTTCCGGTTCGTCGGAGGTCAAGGAGGTGGAGGCCTGGGAAGTCTGTGGCCCCGGCGGCGGCGAGGGGGCCGAGGGCCAGGAGGGAGTCGACGACTGGAAGCGGGGTGAGGGCAGTCGCGCGGCGGCGGAGGGAAGGGTCGAAAGACGATACCTTGCCACCGTGGGCGACAAAGAGGGAGACATCGGAATCGGCGGCGGGGGCGGGGGCTGGGGCTAGGGCAGAAGGGGAATCGCGGCCGGGAAGGGGGAGGAGGAGGGAGGGCCGGAGAGCGAAGGCGTCGAAGAGGGATGGATGGGAAAGGGCTGAGAGAAGAACCGGATGGAGGGAGTAGAAGCGGGCCTCGGCGAGGAGGTCGTCGGGGTCGAAAGCAGAAGCAGCGCGGGAAGGAAGGCGGCCCGTGCGGAGGAGGGAGAGGAGGCAGGCAAAGAGCTCCGGGTCGCGGTCAATGAAAGGGATGGAAGAAGCAGCGCTGCCGTAGGCGGAGGAGGCGAACGAGGAGAGGAGGGAACCAGAGCCGGCGACGGAGAGGGTCTGCGCGGTGGTCTGGAAGATCTGGCCACCGACGTTGAGAGTGACGACGTTGCTGCTGGGATCGGCAGCGGTGTTGTTCACGGAGGAGAAGATCGAGGCTGCGCTGGCGAACGGCGGCATCCCTGCGTTGCTTTGCTTTGCTTTAGGGCGTGAAGACGAGGGAGGAGAGAGAGGGGGGATTTGATGACAGCGGCGCACGGTGCAAGTGGATTTGAGGAAGCGCGTGGTCAAAATTGGAGATCAGAGATAGGTTTGGGCGTTCGGTTACTGCTGCCAAAATTGAACGTTGACTGGAATGAAGGCCCGCAGATGCCGGATCAAGGAGGAAGGAATTCTTCCCAGTCAAGCCACGGCAACTATGTTTAAAGGCGTATTCGGTATTCCAGCTTTTAAAAGAGcgtttcatcaattttttttattaaaaaatatttttattttaatatcttattattttattaaaaatttctcccCTTtattaactaactttggtgaagcctaaaatgaatttatgttaatatcctttttttctattcactctaaaaataattccaaggtttattagtaattccacaaatGAAATAATCAGTGATCTAGAATTCGAGATTCAACTGcaacatattattatgaatttttctcatcattaaatttctctggttgttttatataaaaaatattattatctttagtcccatatcttagaattgacaatactATTGATTaaaaagcttctataaatattttagaccgataatattaaaaaatatatttttcttaatttttttactaagataaatataatattaaattaaattaatttttttcataagaaAACCGTAAAAGTGACActtgaaaatccaaacaatttcaAAGGCCCAAATAAGATACTTTACCCTAATGActtttattttagtattttaatgctaaaatgttttaattaatataattttattataaagggTCAATatgatttcaatgtattatattacacacgcgacgCGTGTGCACGATCTTCCAAGTATTTATGGACACGACTTTCACATCATCTTTCAAATATTTCACTATTCAAACATTTCAACTTTCACAATAAAATATCCCCTCAATTTTAGATGGGGTCCATCatattcaattaaaaaataaaaaataataaaaaggtaaTGACAGCAAACTTTTTGTGGGCCCCACATGAGGAAATCACCGGACACACATCTGTGCCCAGTAATTTTCATTATTTCCTCAAATATCCTCCCACAATGGGGGATATTTGAGAGGGGGGATATTTAGAGAAATATCCCCTTTAAATATCCCCTATTGGAGATGCTCttatgtataaaaaaaaaaaatcaatttaaatttatattataaagttaatcaaatttattttatatcaATTAGTGCTTCTTATAACTATTGCAGTAgtcttttaaaatgattttgacagtgagtttgattttttttaaataattttaattaaaattaagtgaAGTCATATCGACCAAAAAAACATATTCCCCCTTCCTCCCATTGGCTTGGTATTTCCCGGACTTTTAAGTGCATCTAAAGATTTCTTTCCCATATTTATAATTTTCACGTCaatatcataaattaaatatctcattctttaaatattttaaaatttataattaaatatctaCTATGTATTGAATATCTAACTCTTAGATATTTCAAATtccattaataaatatttttttactttttaattaaaaataaaaagagaaaaatcACTTAACATAACTCTATATAGAGATATTTGAGGTGGAGAAAATATTTAGAGAAATATCTGTTCGGGATTAATAATATCCCCTTCTAATTAGAGATATTTGAGATTGAGAAAATATTTAGAGAAATATCTGTTCGGGATTAATAATATCCCCTTCTAATGAGAGATATTTGAGATTGAGAAAATATTTAGAGAAATATCTGTTCGACAAACAATCTgtctaagattttaaaaattagcataatttaaatatattaaattaaatttacttaTCTGTCAAGATGACTTAAATTGATAATCTTAGGCTGCCAGCAGGACTAGTTTTCTGCCAAGTGCTGAACGCAGACTATAGAGTGAGCAGATCGGTCGAGCGGGTCGTGAGCCAAAGTCAACACATGGCAAAGTTGGCAGATCGACCGAGTGGGTCCAACGTCCGGGTGGCTGAGAGATCGAGCGGTGGAGATGGTCGAACTGGCGAAGCGGCCGACCGGATAGTGCGATCGAGCGAGCAGAGCAGAAGAATAAACTGATCAGGCTAAGTGACTGACCAGCAGAACAACCGACTGAGTGAGCGACTGAGTGAGCGTGCGATTGAATGGGCATGCAGCCAAGCAGACAAAGAGATCGACCAAGTGAGTGACTGAGTGAACAAAGAGGTCGAGCGAGTGAGCGGTCGAGAGAGCGTGCGGCCGGACGGGCGTGCAGCCGAGCAGACGAAGAGGTCGAGCGAGCGTGCAGCTGAGGCTTGCAATTTCCTTGAAAGCACTGATGGTCATAGCGAACTGAGAAGTACCTGACTGCTACCACTGGTAATCCACCGAGCAAGAGATGCACGACAGATGAGGAGGGGAACGGAGGTGCAGAGTTGCTTCTTATGTGTATGTTGTCTGtgatcgcagcctccttatataggagctcagactaATGAGTAATGttaatgatcgattaatgatcattattcgctGAGCAGTGGATTGCCCACGTTGGTTGtttcacttgggcaaattttacccCGACCAATCTAACATTCGGCGCTGGTAAGTCGTGCTCACAcacaagtcaacttggttcagtgcaatccgagcCTTGGATTTACACCCCTtgcgcactcacgcgtgagagaaAGTCTCTTCCCatatatttgttcacatcatcaatgcatgtgaattaatataaaccaactaatatGCCTTGAAGCTCCTAATATTGGACTAAAGTTTCATTCACAATGGAACTTCatgcctcttccacctcttctctattcacatatatccaacaataTCCCCTTCAAATATCTCTACTATGGATAGAGTTGTAAACAAGTCAAGCCGAGACAAACTTTAGGAtatcaagcttatttgataaggtaatcgagcCAAGACAAGGTAAGCTGAGCCTAAAATAACCCAAATatttgaaatgattattcaagcttggcttggtttatttttgatgagcttaaacttggtttgtttagatgttatcaagcttttaattcatgcttgacttgagcttggtttgtttagatgttatcgagctttcaattcaaacttgacttgattgtttggaaattttatttatttgattggttgttaagtttgataatttaaatttgtttgtttattttaatttttttttagcatattgataatgtaggacccttggcggtcggttagagggggatgaatagctctgtaaaggaaaacaaaccttcttgcaactttatagctttataagaatcaacacttacataaaagaaataagagactaaataaagaaaggaagaagcacaaaaggtttacttggttacaaccgaggaggttattaatccaagaaagataaaAAGCTCGCTAATGTCTCCTTCcgacggagaagtctcttacagcagttaaagcactcaaaatGCAAAGCTAGACGCAAATGGAATCAATTATAAGTGTTGTTCTGAACCATTGGGAccagagctgtatttatagccctggtcaggACACCTGGAAGGGTTTCAGATGCCtttaggggggataaaactttatccctgtcGCAATGCAATACGCCACATCGCGTTTGGCTAATTTTTTGGGTCCGAGTCCGGGTGCCTCGGACtgggtcggggcaccccgaaccGAAAAGTCAATATTTTATTGACTTTTAGtcctggtcttccgctccggctctacTCGCTTAAGTGATCTCGGCCacccggaatagggctcacctgaacctattTTCCGGCGTTCGAGCAGTAgggcttctcgtccttcggaaatgccacgcgcctccttctcatctgcccatatactcttccgcagcacttcgTACCTtagacgcaccgaacccgtcgactctctcccgtgtcgtccttctcgctagctgcatctttcactccacttcctgcgctcctaaatttctacacacttagacacagggggtTAAAtatcaacaggacctaacctgacttgattaatcatttcaaaactaccttggagtactaacaatctctcccttttttatgtgagcaaacccaaattaagttaggataaacctcAAAACTAACAGTTataaaaataatagttataaaataacagttataaaattttcaagtaaattagtaagtacaaaaattaaattatactaccctcctcctagacttaattTTCACTACTCCCTATtttaatcatattaaaaatgAGGTACTTTAAAAATGCCTTTGGAAAAGCTAAATTTAAAGTCTAAgggaataattaaaaaaatcttttaattattgaaaaaatTTAACAAAGGTTAAtcaaacaaatataaaattttcacAAACAGTTTAGTTTTaagcaaaattttaaaaatttgtatttagataattaattcatagaaaattttctaatgatAAAAAGATACCGAAGAGTTGTTTAGATATAGAAAACTAAATTTGCTAAAGTAACTCtaacaaatatgatttttgttaaataaattttaacgatcagaatttttctaacaaaaattttgacaaataatttaaagcattagttaaaataattaaatacttcacagttagtcaattaaatatttatttcagtaattaattttcaaactgtAGCGAGATACTAggtcttcttagttattggaataacaatcacttctagacatgccatttaaaaaaattaaatatttaattttctttttaaaagccctaagtccaaaaatagttaatctaaatatgattttggaattcaaaatagattccttcctataggattaatcaagaatttcttaaaaatatatttctgtgatattttcttaatttagcccttatggtatttaaagtGTTAATTTAATACATTGTATTTTCTAACATATTGACTATATGAgtatgcatgattttttaattcTTCTATTTctgctttcaatttttcatttttattttgtcgagatcttttaatcgacaagatatagcTAAAGTTGattttaactgattttttttctaacttatagTAATTTTTCGATAACATTTTTACGAACTGAAATAActtgtcgggaggaagagatcgtacctgacttaccttgtcaatcccatagtctgaagctccccctgaagtgttgctttcttccgatgttgctctcccttcatcgatgctcatttcagacgagtTTGCTTtgtcttcgtcttcttggtgacttgccactagcgcaagtccggcgATTGTTTCGATCTCTGATTCagatgatatttcatcttatgtCGCCTTTAGATTTTTATACTTGTTCTGGGCTgccttcttattcttttccttgtccttgttcttcaatttgggGCAGTTATCTTTCGTGTGtcattcttcattgcagtggtagtactttacctttcttttcttttttctaccctatacttgattaaatttattagatttaaataattttttaaattttcttacaacAAACGTCGTTTcgtcatcgtcgagagaagattcagagtctcgttcatccatttttgcctttaaggcaacgtTGTGCCTTGGCTCCTTCTTTGGATctacacatcttgtttcatggacttcaaatgttgaaaataattattcaaacgtacttaattctagatccttagatatataataagcatctactaatgatgtcatTCAGTAGTCTTAGGAAATGCGTTAAACGTATACcttctcggttgcttaccttttctccgtgATTCGTGAGTCCGATGATGAGTTCTTTTATTTTTGAGTGAAGGTGTACAACGGTTTCACCATCTTCTAACTtgatgttgctgatctggttcctGAGCAAATCCCGTCTCgcgagttttgcctccgaggtcccttcgtgtagttccaaaaatttctcccaaagcttctTTGCTGACTCATAGTCTTCGAtctgattgacttcttgaggtggtaaaacgCTAAGCAGGTGAAGCTCTGCTTTGTCGTTTCCCACGAAGtcgacttgctccttcttcatccattgatattcttctttgtctttcggggctacaaaatcatatttcataatgattaataattcaaaatttgttttaaaaaatacctccatctttttcttctagctcgcgaattccccctcgaacttcggtggatagatgctcagtccgaccatctcgtgtgcttcattcgacggttagtcctcctaaagtgaACTCGCTCTGATGCCATTTGTAGGACACTTggcgaccgacaagaggggggtgaataaccctgcaAAGGAAAATAAACCTTCCTCGAATTATATAGTTTAATaagaatcaacacttgcataaaagaaataagactaattaaagaaaggaaTAGACACAAAAAGTTTACTTTGTTACAACTgggaaagttgttaatccaaagaagatgTAAAGCTCACTAATGTCTCTTTCAGGCGTAGAGGCCTTTTACATAGTTAAAGCACTCAAAATGCAAAGCTAGACTCAAatggaatcaattacaagtgttgttctgaaccATTGGGagcagggctatatttatagccctggtcgggcgtttggaagggttccagacacctctaggaggataaaactttatcctcgtcGCAATGCAATGCGCCATGTCGTGTTTGGCTAATTTTTTGGGTCCGGACGCCGAGAATTCGGGTGCCCAGACCatgtccaggcgccccgaactgGGTCAGGGCATGCCCTGGGCCAAAAGGTCAACATTTTTTTGACTTTCGGTCTCGGTCTTTCGCTCCGATTCCGCTcgcattggtccgggtcttccgctctagctccactcacttgggtgatctcgaccatccagaatagggctcatccgaa from Zingiber officinale cultivar Zhangliang chromosome 6B, Zo_v1.1, whole genome shotgun sequence carries:
- the LOC121989309 gene encoding BTB/POZ domain-containing protein At5g41330-like is translated as MPPFASAASIFSSVNNTAADPSSNVVTLNVGGQIFQTTAQTLSVAGSGSLLSSFASSAYGSAASSIPFIDRDPELFACLLSLLRTGRLPSRAASAFDPDDLLAEARFYSLHPVLLSALSHPSLFDAFALRPSLLLPLPGRDSPSALAPAPAPAADSDVSLFVAHGGKVSSFDPSLRRRATALTPLPVVDSLLALGPLAAAGATDFPGLHLLDLRRTGSPVSHVLQWSPHQFAPASAVQAIGSSSDHLFCSYESCRRNANAILAYDLATLQPVTEIARREIYGAELDSAIPATKLQWVPGLNLLMAAGSHSGPSGLSGDIRLWDLRSAEAVWHGKEKADCFADITVSDSLSAMFKVGINSGEVLMADIRNLSSENPWTCIGSGSNLGTGKKEGSGCRIESYGRHVFCSRGADVEMWTEVLMGSLTTKIEDGLEGERVIKRNTMGGSKVAEGKKINLLGFGGNRMVVTRKAEQCVEVWETSARV